One window of Psychrobacillus sp. FSL H8-0483 genomic DNA carries:
- a CDS encoding ABC transporter ATP-binding protein, protein MNCISLKNVSYKYPYTEEFALQELNYAFETGKCYGIIGANGSGKTTFCNLLRGMIPHFFEGDLTGDVLIEGKDVRNWDSNLLSTKIGYIFQNPFTQISGIKDTVFEEIALGLENLGVEKEELIDRVIEVVKLLKLEQLIKKNPNNLSGGQKQRVAFASIIAMNNDILVIDEPTSQLDPESTAEIFAIINLLKEQGKTIFLVEHKVDLIAEYSDEVIVLKDGRIALSGSTLDVLSNIELLQMGVMLPQAAMLSYDMQKADEAFDTIAITKSQVIEQIKQRVGV, encoded by the coding sequence ATGAACTGTATTTCACTTAAAAATGTATCCTATAAGTATCCCTATACAGAAGAATTCGCTCTCCAAGAGCTGAATTATGCGTTTGAAACAGGGAAATGCTACGGTATTATTGGAGCCAACGGAAGTGGAAAAACAACATTTTGTAATTTACTTAGAGGGATGATTCCTCATTTTTTTGAAGGTGATCTTACGGGTGATGTTTTGATTGAAGGGAAAGATGTTCGCAATTGGGATAGTAATTTATTATCCACCAAAATAGGATATATATTTCAAAATCCGTTTACGCAGATCAGTGGCATTAAAGACACTGTCTTTGAAGAAATTGCGCTAGGCCTTGAAAATCTAGGTGTGGAAAAAGAAGAGTTGATCGATAGAGTCATCGAAGTTGTGAAGCTTTTAAAACTGGAACAACTTATCAAGAAAAACCCGAATAATCTTTCAGGTGGTCAAAAACAACGCGTTGCATTTGCATCCATTATTGCCATGAATAACGATATCCTTGTGATCGATGAACCGACTTCACAGCTCGATCCGGAGAGTACTGCTGAGATTTTTGCGATTATCAATTTGTTAAAGGAACAAGGGAAAACTATTTTTCTAGTTGAACATAAAGTGGATTTGATAGCGGAATACTCGGATGAGGTTATCGTGTTAAAAGATGGTCGGATTGCCTTAAGCGGTTCAACGCTAGATGTGCTTTCCAATATAGAGCTTCTTCAGATGGGTGTTATGCTTCCTCAAGCAGCTATGCTTAGTTACGACATGCAAAAGGCGGATGAAGCTTTCGATACAATCGCGATAACGAAATCCCAGGTAATAGAACAGATCAAACAAAGGGTAGGTGTGTAA
- a CDS encoding ABC transporter ATP-binding protein codes for MEAIELKNVSFAYPDGHVANEELNLIIRKGERVAIVGQNGAGKTTAVKLMNGLNKPTSGDVLINGVNTKAQTTAQTSAYVGYVFQNPDDQIFNSNVQKEIEYMLHYLKLGAQEIERRVSRAVELTGIKGYLNMNPFDVPYSIRKFVTIAMVLALETPYIILDEPTAGQDLHGIQTLTNLLDRLQEEGKCVITITHDMEFVADNFTRVITMANKRIIADDSARNTFWSTEILKEARLKKPQIGEISEELGMEGNIIYRHELVELLNKK; via the coding sequence ATGGAAGCGATTGAGTTAAAGAATGTTTCGTTTGCTTACCCTGATGGACATGTAGCTAACGAAGAGCTAAATTTGATCATAAGAAAAGGGGAAAGAGTAGCAATTGTAGGACAGAATGGAGCGGGAAAGACGACAGCGGTGAAGTTAATGAATGGGTTAAACAAACCTACGAGCGGTGATGTGCTCATTAATGGCGTGAATACCAAAGCGCAAACCACGGCCCAAACTTCCGCCTATGTTGGCTACGTTTTTCAAAATCCAGATGATCAGATTTTTAATAGTAATGTGCAAAAAGAAATTGAATACATGCTTCATTATTTAAAACTAGGTGCACAGGAAATCGAGCGGCGTGTAAGTAGAGCAGTTGAATTGACTGGGATCAAAGGCTATTTAAATATGAATCCATTCGATGTGCCCTATTCGATCAGGAAATTTGTAACTATAGCCATGGTGTTGGCCTTAGAAACTCCATATATCATCCTTGATGAACCAACTGCAGGACAAGATTTACATGGTATTCAAACACTCACAAACTTGTTAGATAGATTACAGGAAGAGGGTAAATGTGTCATTACAATTACTCATGATATGGAGTTTGTAGCAGATAATTTTACACGTGTGATAACCATGGCAAATAAAAGGATTATTGCAGATGATTCGGCACGGAATACATTTTGGTCTACAGAAATCTTAAAGGAGGCCAGGCTTAAAAAGCCTCAAATTGGAGAGATTTCTGAAGAACTCGGCATGGAAGGGAATATCATCTACCGACATGAACTGGTGGAACTACTAAACAAGAAATAA
- a CDS encoding BtpA/SgcQ family protein gives MRIQTEDFLSLFNVNKPILAMIHLKGESNEEKVEIAKLEIDQLIDNGVDAVIIENYFGPPEVVEEVLNYLYSERKNIIYGVNVLDNDKKAFELAVKYDVKFIQLDSVAGHLHLDEDREFDEWIMDARKQTNAFVLGGVRFKYQPYLSGRTLEEDLTIGMTRCDAIVVTGEGTGLETDITKIKEFRRIMGNDFQLVIGAGLTADNFKEQLEVADAAIVGSYLKDTFKDDGNVSVENVRHFMTQIKNVR, from the coding sequence TTGCGTATTCAAACAGAGGATTTTCTAAGCTTATTTAATGTGAACAAACCTATATTGGCAATGATTCATTTGAAAGGTGAAAGCAATGAAGAAAAGGTTGAAATTGCTAAACTGGAAATCGATCAATTGATTGACAATGGCGTTGACGCTGTAATCATTGAAAATTATTTCGGTCCCCCTGAAGTGGTGGAAGAAGTGTTGAACTATCTATATTCAGAACGAAAAAACATCATTTATGGTGTCAATGTTCTTGATAATGATAAGAAAGCGTTTGAACTTGCTGTTAAATACGATGTGAAATTCATTCAGTTGGATTCGGTTGCAGGACATCTGCACCTAGATGAAGATCGTGAGTTTGATGAATGGATTATGGATGCACGCAAACAAACGAATGCCTTTGTACTTGGTGGCGTCAGATTTAAATATCAACCTTATTTGTCAGGAAGAACGTTAGAAGAGGATTTAACAATTGGGATGACTAGATGCGACGCAATCGTTGTGACAGGCGAGGGGACAGGTCTAGAAACAGATATTACGAAAATCAAGGAATTTAGAAGGATTATGGGGAATGACTTTCAGCTTGTTATTGGTGCGGGTCTAACTGCAGATAACTTTAAAGAGCAACTTGAAGTAGCGGATGCTGCAATTGTAGGAAGCTATTTGAAGGACACATTTAAGGATGATGGAAATGTTAGTGTTGAAAACGTGCGTCATTTTATGACTCAAATAAAGAACGTACGATAG
- a CDS encoding carbohydrate kinase family protein → MKSDYSFFVGDIALDQYYRSPYWPGIREKVLVETLDAYVGGMIANAASVYAAFNENIYYLALLNSGSITQILCKDLQDRGIDTRYILYDDSLPDAKNMIILAEDDHTLFIPTLGITHFEITNEIIDAMCKAKYVYTCISEIRPLRCGDMDALDIIKKVRASGAKMVYDLDVAHLEAGDELFIEEMDIVFFNTIGFDTYRKEKTAEQAVAQLFEFGTEIVVVTHAEDGCVVYTKDEQIQVPGIPVEVVDVTGAGDTFCSSFIHALNKSDNLTLVARYANAAAARAVTVMGPRGGVASNEEIIDFMKEQNVLLDNTFDCFMSK, encoded by the coding sequence ATGAAGAGTGATTATTCTTTTTTTGTTGGAGACATTGCGTTAGACCAATATTATAGGTCTCCGTATTGGCCTGGGATTCGTGAAAAAGTCCTTGTGGAGACGTTAGACGCTTACGTCGGCGGAATGATAGCGAATGCAGCAAGTGTCTATGCAGCTTTTAATGAAAACATTTACTATCTTGCTTTGCTTAATAGTGGAAGTATTACACAAATTCTCTGTAAGGATTTACAAGATAGAGGAATAGATACACGGTATATTCTCTATGATGATTCGCTGCCAGATGCGAAGAATATGATTATATTAGCAGAAGATGACCATACATTATTTATCCCGACATTGGGCATTACTCATTTTGAAATAACGAATGAAATTATCGATGCAATGTGTAAGGCAAAATACGTATATACATGTATTTCAGAAATCAGACCTTTACGATGTGGAGATATGGACGCACTCGATATTATTAAGAAAGTCAGAGCAAGTGGTGCGAAAATGGTCTATGATTTGGATGTCGCTCATTTAGAAGCAGGTGACGAATTATTTATTGAAGAGATGGACATTGTATTTTTCAACACGATTGGTTTTGACACCTATCGAAAAGAGAAAACAGCTGAACAAGCTGTTGCCCAATTATTTGAATTTGGAACGGAAATCGTAGTCGTTACACATGCAGAAGACGGGTGTGTTGTATATACAAAGGATGAGCAGATTCAAGTTCCAGGAATCCCAGTTGAAGTTGTTGATGTAACTGGAGCAGGAGATACATTTTGCAGTTCGTTTATCCATGCCCTAAATAAAAGTGATAATTTAACACTTGTAGCCCGTTATGCAAACGCTGCTGCTGCTCGAGCAGTAACTGTCATGGGTCCTCGTGGAGGAGTGGCTTCAAACGAGGAGATTATCGACTTTATGAAAGAGCAGAATGTTCTCCTAGACAATACGTTCGACTGTTTCATGTCTAAATGA
- a CDS encoding winged helix DNA-binding protein yields MNKTTTQTEKEMSLRIAELRNHIIDAIAQTMDLYGANYSFGKLYGFMFFEDKPMTLEDMKEYMNMSKSNMSYAIRSLLESRMVTKLEEKKDRKDLYVAETDFFQTFRVFFTMKLQREIDVMLGAINEVLPELSEIVLSKDLSDEERQELLRDLNKLRHGVEYYTWLQQFVNNLMDNGFPDQK; encoded by the coding sequence ATGAATAAGACAACTACACAAACTGAGAAAGAGATGTCTCTACGCATCGCAGAATTAAGAAATCATATCATTGATGCCATTGCGCAAACGATGGATCTATACGGAGCCAATTATTCATTCGGGAAACTTTATGGCTTCATGTTTTTCGAAGATAAACCGATGACACTTGAGGATATGAAAGAATATATGAACATGAGCAAGAGCAACATGAGCTATGCTATCCGTTCACTGCTTGAATCTAGAATGGTCACAAAACTAGAGGAAAAAAAGGACCGAAAGGATCTATATGTGGCAGAGACTGATTTTTTCCAAACATTCCGTGTCTTTTTTACAATGAAGCTACAGAGAGAAATCGATGTCATGCTCGGGGCAATTAACGAGGTGCTTCCCGAACTTTCGGAGATCGTACTTTCGAAAGACCTCAGTGATGAAGAGAGGCAGGAATTACTTCGAGACCTCAATAAGCTGCGACACGGTGTCGAATATTATACTTGGCTTCAGCAGTTTGTAAACAATCTGATGGACAATGGATTTCCAGATCAGAAATAG
- the ugpC gene encoding sn-glycerol-3-phosphate ABC transporter ATP-binding protein UgpC gives MSTITLKSLSKQYTNEKKTLDDISLDIKDKEFLVLLGPSGCGKSTLLRMIAGIEDITQGDVYIGDVCVNEVEPKDRGVAMVFQNYALYPHMTVFENMAYGLKIKKVKKIERERRINNAAEILQITSLLKRFPSQLSGGQKQRVAIGRAIVKEPKVFLMDEPLSNLDAKLRNEMRIEIKKLHERLNSTFIYVTHDQVEAVTLGDRIAIMAEGEFRQIGTPMEIINCPVDMFVANFISSPPINYLDATLVHQNQQVHVDIDGVLLETDLPLETIKDNPNVVAGIRPEHCYITEEEHNALKMEVLFTEIIGTDVLIHLKYKTLNFLVKESFTQTYEKGQKLNVKMKANNLNMFDKNTQKNLRRFQ, from the coding sequence ATGTCAACTATTACGTTAAAGTCATTGTCGAAACAATATACGAATGAAAAAAAAACACTAGATGATATAAGTCTGGATATTAAAGATAAAGAGTTCTTAGTGTTGCTTGGTCCATCTGGATGTGGTAAATCCACTTTGCTGAGAATGATTGCTGGAATTGAAGATATTACACAAGGTGATGTATACATTGGTGATGTTTGTGTAAACGAAGTGGAACCGAAGGACCGAGGAGTAGCGATGGTTTTTCAAAATTATGCTCTTTATCCACATATGACTGTATTTGAAAATATGGCTTATGGTTTGAAAATAAAGAAGGTCAAAAAGATTGAAAGAGAAAGACGGATCAATAATGCGGCAGAGATATTGCAAATTACTTCATTATTGAAACGTTTTCCTAGCCAATTGTCAGGAGGCCAAAAGCAGCGTGTTGCAATAGGAAGAGCTATTGTAAAAGAACCGAAAGTTTTTTTGATGGACGAGCCGTTATCTAATTTAGATGCAAAGTTAAGAAATGAAATGAGAATTGAAATTAAAAAGCTTCATGAGCGCTTGAACTCCACTTTTATTTATGTAACGCATGATCAGGTGGAAGCTGTTACTCTAGGCGATCGAATCGCGATTATGGCAGAAGGGGAATTTAGGCAAATAGGTACTCCTATGGAAATAATAAACTGCCCTGTAGATATGTTCGTAGCTAACTTTATCAGTTCACCTCCCATCAATTATTTAGATGCTACTCTAGTACATCAAAATCAACAAGTTCATGTCGATATTGACGGGGTTTTATTGGAGACAGACCTGCCATTAGAAACGATTAAAGATAATCCAAATGTTGTAGCAGGAATTAGACCCGAGCATTGTTACATTACAGAAGAAGAGCATAATGCACTAAAAATGGAGGTCTTGTTTACAGAAATTATAGGTACTGATGTGTTAATACACTTAAAATATAAGACACTCAATTTCCTTGTGAAAGAAAGCTTTACTCAAACCTATGAAAAAGGTCAAAAGTTAAATGTGAAAATGAAAGCGAACAATCTTAACATGTTTGACAAAAATACTCAAAAAAATTTAAGGAGATTCCAATGA
- a CDS encoding alkaline phosphatase family protein, whose amino-acid sequence MNVLISIDGLSYKIFERYSQQFISNGFSYIKKIITTFPSVTFNAHATAITGNNHHKHSVFDNILSRSETIERIPLYDDHEIICNEALHRQTLFHSLSMNNLKSSSIHWPLTSGNPYINHLVTESSSKKKIQKPDSVYEIDRIALHETMQSIESNSYPFIATRFIGYDALSHKYGKDSLEATEHVQILFEYVNQIYNMLEKSQKSYNLLVFSDHGQSDVETFFYPNEVLAQTRWKKHLFEQEIRFITDGSGSLLFYSLLDRQQNREIMDYFNDLNEVNHFYEVEAESNSQFKPVGILDLKHTVCGEDIFTPEEPKYKELKSLHGYHPTAVDEMNGFMVCIGDQINKGKIIEQERIENIAPTLAKLSQIQHDCNGEEINDIIREFE is encoded by the coding sequence ATGAATGTTCTTATTTCAATAGATGGTTTAAGTTATAAAATTTTTGAGCGTTATTCACAGCAATTCATTAGTAATGGATTTTCGTATATCAAGAAAATCATCACAACGTTTCCTTCGGTTACATTTAATGCTCATGCTACAGCAATAACCGGGAACAATCATCATAAACATAGTGTGTTTGATAATATTTTATCTCGTTCCGAAACAATAGAAAGAATCCCGTTGTATGACGATCATGAAATCATTTGTAATGAAGCTTTACATAGACAAACATTATTTCACTCACTTTCTATGAATAACTTGAAGAGTAGTTCTATCCATTGGCCGCTAACGTCTGGTAACCCATATATTAATCATTTAGTTACTGAATCAAGTAGTAAAAAAAAGATTCAAAAACCTGATTCTGTATACGAGATTGATAGAATCGCATTGCATGAAACGATGCAGTCGATTGAATCGAATTCTTATCCTTTTATAGCTACAAGGTTCATTGGTTATGATGCCCTGTCCCATAAATACGGAAAGGACTCTTTAGAGGCAACTGAACATGTACAAATTTTATTTGAATATGTTAATCAAATTTATAACATGTTAGAAAAATCCCAAAAATCATACAACCTGCTTGTATTTTCAGATCATGGTCAAAGTGATGTTGAAACGTTCTTTTATCCAAATGAAGTATTGGCACAAACTCGTTGGAAGAAGCATTTGTTTGAGCAGGAAATAAGATTTATTACCGATGGAAGCGGCTCATTGTTGTTTTACAGCTTGTTGGACCGCCAGCAAAACAGAGAAATTATGGACTATTTCAATGATTTGAATGAAGTGAATCATTTCTATGAGGTAGAAGCCGAGTCTAATTCACAGTTTAAACCTGTTGGCATCTTGGATTTAAAACACACGGTATGCGGTGAAGATATTTTCACTCCAGAAGAACCGAAATACAAGGAATTGAAAAGTTTACATGGGTATCACCCTACCGCGGTTGATGAAATGAATGGATTTATGGTATGCATTGGCGATCAAATCAACAAGGGAAAGATTATCGAACAAGAGCGAATAGAAAATATTGCACCTACTTTAGCCAAATTGTCTCAAATCCAGCACGATTGCAATGGTGAGGAAATTAATGACATCATTAGGGAGTTTGAATAA
- a CDS encoding sugar ABC transporter permease, producing the protein MSGLTSRSIKDNLWSFALLLPILIPLVVFWIYPMVSTFHISFTDWNYISPEFNYVGLENYKDFIGDSFFIKVLINTLVFTTFTVVPPIILGLYVAILLSKIKALRTFFVATIFSSWITPTIVVSMVWVSVFDKDTGIINAILEVVGIAPVEWLGGQTSSMIVVIVVTVWRYLGLSILLLTSSLAKLDPEVEKANDLDGGKGLRKLTKITLPAISPMLLFLFILFTLDSLKAYDQIYILTQGGPSGATSTIMYYFYVLAFEWYETGPASALAIIFLVICLLISSINYIISKLLFNK; encoded by the coding sequence ATGAGTGGATTAACTAGCAGAAGTATAAAAGATAACTTATGGTCGTTCGCCCTGTTACTGCCAATACTAATTCCATTAGTTGTTTTTTGGATATACCCTATGGTTAGTACTTTTCACATTAGTTTTACAGATTGGAACTACATTTCCCCCGAATTTAATTATGTGGGATTGGAAAATTATAAAGACTTTATAGGTGATTCATTTTTTATAAAAGTATTAATTAATACGCTGGTGTTTACTACCTTTACAGTAGTGCCGCCAATCATTCTAGGATTGTACGTGGCTATCCTATTGAGCAAAATAAAAGCACTTCGTACTTTCTTTGTTGCTACTATTTTCTCATCATGGATTACGCCAACTATCGTTGTTTCAATGGTATGGGTTAGTGTTTTCGATAAAGATACGGGAATCATTAATGCAATATTAGAAGTTGTAGGCATCGCACCGGTTGAGTGGTTGGGTGGACAAACTAGCTCCATGATTGTAGTAATCGTCGTAACTGTTTGGCGATATTTAGGTTTATCTATCTTGTTACTAACCTCTTCTTTGGCAAAGTTAGACCCTGAGGTGGAGAAAGCAAATGATTTGGATGGAGGCAAAGGATTAAGAAAATTAACGAAAATTACATTGCCGGCTATTTCTCCAATGCTTTTATTTTTGTTTATCTTATTTACTTTAGATTCGCTTAAAGCGTACGACCAAATTTACATTTTAACACAAGGCGGCCCTTCTGGTGCGACTTCCACGATCATGTACTATTTTTATGTGTTAGCTTTTGAATGGTATGAAACTGGACCAGCTTCTGCTTTGGCAATAATATTCCTTGTGATTTGTCTTCTGATCAGCTCTATAAATTATATTATATCCAAACTATTGTTTAATAAATGA
- a CDS encoding carbohydrate ABC transporter permease has product MPRVKKGLNYLILFLLVFIMIFPYIWMFLVSIKPKSELYSGNILPSTFHFENYLRVFTETKMFLFLGNSIYVSLIIIVFQVLSAILAAYVFAMIKKKWVQFCFVIILATYMLPAAITYIPSFILISKMNLLDTHLGYILSEFISIFAIFFLRQTFVQVPKEVVYAAKLDGAGHLRLIFTVFIPYSKNAIASLILITFIYSYNNYMWPSLLIKSEDNMFVTIGLRRLFMSQAGYGMDLPLAMAASAVSLLPMFILLAVSNKKIINSMSSLYVNK; this is encoded by the coding sequence TTGCCAAGAGTTAAGAAAGGCTTAAATTATTTAATACTATTTTTATTAGTGTTCATTATGATATTTCCGTATATTTGGATGTTTCTTGTTTCTATCAAACCTAAAAGCGAGCTTTACAGTGGAAATATTTTACCTTCAACTTTTCACTTTGAAAATTATCTAAGAGTATTTACTGAAACTAAGATGTTCCTTTTTTTAGGGAACAGTATTTATGTCAGCTTAATAATCATTGTGTTTCAGGTCTTATCAGCTATTTTAGCTGCTTATGTTTTTGCAATGATTAAGAAAAAATGGGTGCAATTTTGTTTTGTTATTATATTGGCAACGTACATGTTGCCAGCAGCTATAACCTACATTCCCTCATTCATCCTTATTTCAAAAATGAATTTGTTGGATACGCATTTAGGTTATATCTTGAGTGAATTTATCAGTATTTTTGCTATTTTCTTTTTGCGACAAACATTCGTTCAAGTTCCGAAAGAAGTGGTTTATGCAGCTAAATTGGATGGTGCTGGTCATTTAAGGCTAATATTCACAGTATTTATTCCTTATTCCAAAAATGCGATTGCATCATTAATACTGATTACTTTCATTTACAGTTACAACAACTATATGTGGCCTTCATTGTTAATCAAATCAGAGGATAACATGTTCGTAACAATTGGCTTGAGAAGATTGTTCATGAGTCAGGCTGGTTATGGTATGGATTTACCTTTAGCTATGGCTGCCTCGGCTGTTTCGTTGCTTCCAATGTTTATACTATTGGCAGTTTCAAATAAGAAAATTATTAATTCGATGTCTAGTCTTTATGTAAATAAATAA
- a CDS encoding ABC transporter substrate-binding protein, which produces MENQNKTIKKILIYSMIFIFILAGVIGCSNSTTTEKDTSESNEKIKIEFYYGLGGKLGDTMGKIVQDFNNSNEQYEIVPIIQGDYGETLQALQASLAAKKPPALAINRYPEFMKLAKNDVLLPLDENINNPEYNKEDFLLLEQGKYNDAILGVPAYIASPMMYYRKDIFEKYNIDYDSLENFEQLAEAAKLIKEKEGISGWSIMWYAEHMIDYARSAGGDIVSEDGKTVTIDSEEWIYAWDQIRKWIHEDKIMDTVYGGNGWEWWYKTIDNMMNGKSAGYTGSSGDGGDLDFTKVATGMQKGFKGSEPRPVATAVMFNLFKDTPKEQQQGAWEFVKYFTEAEQTAYWAVETGYIPVRDSAVDTEVYQNKLKENPYLSVPLEQAKTNGIAPFVDPTGGKIYNEIELAKDKVLIENIPAAEALKEAKIKAQEELDKALNQ; this is translated from the coding sequence GTGGAAAATCAGAACAAGACAATAAAAAAAATATTGATTTATTCTATGATTTTTATATTTATTTTGGCTGGAGTGATAGGGTGCTCGAATAGTACTACAACGGAAAAAGATACGTCCGAAAGTAATGAAAAAATTAAAATTGAATTTTACTATGGTCTTGGCGGCAAACTTGGAGATACGATGGGAAAAATAGTACAAGATTTTAATAATAGTAATGAACAATATGAAATCGTACCGATCATCCAAGGAGATTATGGCGAAACTTTACAAGCTTTGCAAGCTTCACTAGCAGCTAAAAAGCCGCCCGCTTTAGCAATTAATCGATACCCAGAATTTATGAAGTTGGCAAAAAATGATGTGTTGCTACCATTAGATGAAAATATCAATAACCCAGAATATAACAAAGAAGATTTTCTCCTTCTGGAGCAAGGAAAATATAATGATGCAATCTTAGGTGTCCCGGCATATATTGCGTCACCAATGATGTATTACAGAAAAGATATCTTTGAAAAATACAATATTGATTACGATTCTTTAGAAAACTTCGAACAATTAGCAGAAGCAGCAAAACTTATCAAGGAAAAAGAAGGAATTAGTGGATGGTCCATTATGTGGTATGCAGAACACATGATAGATTATGCTCGTTCAGCAGGTGGAGATATAGTTAGCGAAGATGGTAAGACCGTTACTATCGACTCGGAAGAATGGATTTATGCTTGGGACCAGATTAGAAAATGGATTCATGAGGATAAAATCATGGATACCGTATACGGTGGAAATGGATGGGAATGGTGGTATAAAACGATTGACAATATGATGAATGGGAAATCTGCAGGATATACGGGTTCTTCTGGTGATGGAGGAGATTTGGATTTCACTAAAGTTGCAACTGGAATGCAGAAAGGTTTTAAAGGAAGCGAGCCGAGACCTGTAGCTACTGCTGTCATGTTTAACTTATTCAAGGATACTCCTAAAGAACAACAACAGGGAGCTTGGGAGTTTGTGAAGTACTTTACAGAAGCAGAGCAAACAGCATACTGGGCCGTGGAAACTGGATATATCCCAGTGAGAGATAGTGCTGTGGATACGGAAGTCTATCAAAATAAGTTAAAAGAAAATCCATACTTATCGGTTCCATTGGAACAAGCAAAGACAAATGGCATTGCTCCTTTTGTAGATCCAACGGGTGGTAAAATTTACAATGAAATAGAATTGGCGAAAGATAAGGTATTAATTGAAAATATACCAGCAGCAGAAGCATTAAAAGAGGCGAAAATAAAAGCTCAAGAAGAGCTTGATAAAGCACTTAATCAGTAA
- a CDS encoding HAD hydrolase-like protein, with protein sequence MKENIALAVFDLAGTLVEDNNGVRDCLHKAAIEYGLNVTKDEISTHMGTNKIHLYQFLIARANGKEIDFKNFEVDIDDTTHDEAVKIYHKYTEYMISYYKENCREIEGATETLRWCKENGIKVATGTGFHKDINNVIMESLGWVKDGLIDYAVDLDMVPEGKGRPAPFMVFKAMEYLNVQNIRQVIKIGDTPADMLEGYNAGCRAVIGVTQGSTPIEVWGKYWHTHVISTVKELPELIESGKIV encoded by the coding sequence ATGAAAGAAAATATTGCATTAGCTGTATTTGATCTAGCTGGAACATTGGTAGAGGATAATAATGGGGTAAGAGATTGTCTGCACAAAGCGGCTATTGAGTATGGGTTAAACGTAACTAAAGATGAAATTAGCACTCATATGGGAACGAACAAGATCCATTTATATCAATTTTTAATTGCGAGAGCAAATGGAAAAGAGATTGATTTCAAAAATTTCGAGGTAGATATTGACGATACAACACATGATGAAGCTGTAAAAATATATCATAAATATACAGAATACATGATTTCCTATTATAAAGAAAACTGTCGAGAAATTGAAGGTGCCACAGAAACCCTGAGATGGTGCAAGGAAAATGGAATAAAGGTAGCGACGGGAACAGGTTTTCATAAAGATATTAACAATGTAATTATGGAATCATTAGGTTGGGTAAAAGATGGTTTAATTGATTATGCAGTAGACCTTGATATGGTCCCAGAAGGTAAAGGACGACCTGCACCTTTTATGGTTTTTAAAGCTATGGAGTATTTAAATGTTCAAAACATCAGACAAGTTATTAAAATCGGTGATACACCAGCTGACATGCTCGAAGGATATAATGCAGGCTGTCGAGCGGTAATTGGCGTGACTCAAGGGTCGACTCCAATTGAAGTGTGGGGTAAGTATTGGCATACTCATGTTATAAGTACTGTGAAAGAACTGCCAGAGCTTATTGAGTCAGGTAAAATTGTGTAA